A single genomic interval of Osmia lignaria lignaria isolate PbOS001 chromosome 9, iyOsmLign1, whole genome shotgun sequence harbors:
- the LOC117607134 gene encoding protein takeout isoform X1, with product MNIFTCFFFPFFSLTAALFCEVSAVLPPYIKPCKKSEPDINECITNSIEELREKLSVGIPELEAPPIEPLLLKEIRLTRGPIGARLDVNLTNLKVSGPSRFKVRDLKADVENVKFTFKVSFERLNFEGKYQIDARILLLKLAGEGDLTGNFDNYDSDVVLKANKVFRDNDVYLNFEGMKIKIRIGKANLHFSNLFGGDTVLGAASHEILNSNSELVVDEITPVLETSLAELFTNVANKITKSFTYKELFPDG from the exons atgaATATCTTTActtgtttcttctttccttttttcagcCTGACGGCGGCTCTGTTCTGTGAGGTCTCCGCTGTTCTAC CGCCATACATAAAACCGTGCAAGAAGAGCGAGCCAGACATCAACGAATGCATCACAAACTCAATCGAAGAGCTTCGCGAGAAACTATCCGTAGGAATCCCGGAATTAGAGGCGCCTCCGATAGAACCACTTCTCTTAAAGGAAATTCGTCTGACTCGAGGGCCAATCGGTGCGAGACTCGATGTCAATCTGACGAATTTGAAG GTATCTGGTCCTTCGAGATTCAAAGTGAGAGACTTGAAAGCAGACGTGGAAAACGTGAAATTTACCTTTAAAGTATCCTTCGAGAGATTGAATTTCGAAGGGAAGTATCAGATCGACGCAAGGATACTTTTGCTGAAGCTGGCAGGAGAGGGAGATCTGACTGGGAACTTTG ACAATTATGACTCCGACGTCGTTCTGAAAGCAAACAAAGTATTCAGAGACAACGATGTTTACCTGAATTTCGAGGGGATGAAGATTAAAATCAGAATTGGAAAAGCCAATTTACACTTCAGCAATTTGTTTGGTGGTGATACTGTGCTGG GTGCTGCCAGTCATGAAATATTAAACAGCAACAGTGAACTGGTAGTGGATGAAATAACACCTGTATTGGAGACATCTTTGGCAGAGCTCTTCACAAATGTTGCTAACAAAATCACGAAATCCTTCACGTACAAAGAATTGTTCCCTGATGGTTAA
- the LOC117607134 gene encoding protein takeout isoform X2, whose protein sequence is MYALLARVCLTAALFCEVSAVLPPYIKPCKKSEPDINECITNSIEELREKLSVGIPELEAPPIEPLLLKEIRLTRGPIGARLDVNLTNLKVSGPSRFKVRDLKADVENVKFTFKVSFERLNFEGKYQIDARILLLKLAGEGDLTGNFDNYDSDVVLKANKVFRDNDVYLNFEGMKIKIRIGKANLHFSNLFGGDTVLGAASHEILNSNSELVVDEITPVLETSLAELFTNVANKITKSFTYKELFPDG, encoded by the exons ATGTACGCTCTTCTTGCTCGGGTTTG cCTGACGGCGGCTCTGTTCTGTGAGGTCTCCGCTGTTCTAC CGCCATACATAAAACCGTGCAAGAAGAGCGAGCCAGACATCAACGAATGCATCACAAACTCAATCGAAGAGCTTCGCGAGAAACTATCCGTAGGAATCCCGGAATTAGAGGCGCCTCCGATAGAACCACTTCTCTTAAAGGAAATTCGTCTGACTCGAGGGCCAATCGGTGCGAGACTCGATGTCAATCTGACGAATTTGAAG GTATCTGGTCCTTCGAGATTCAAAGTGAGAGACTTGAAAGCAGACGTGGAAAACGTGAAATTTACCTTTAAAGTATCCTTCGAGAGATTGAATTTCGAAGGGAAGTATCAGATCGACGCAAGGATACTTTTGCTGAAGCTGGCAGGAGAGGGAGATCTGACTGGGAACTTTG ACAATTATGACTCCGACGTCGTTCTGAAAGCAAACAAAGTATTCAGAGACAACGATGTTTACCTGAATTTCGAGGGGATGAAGATTAAAATCAGAATTGGAAAAGCCAATTTACACTTCAGCAATTTGTTTGGTGGTGATACTGTGCTGG GTGCTGCCAGTCATGAAATATTAAACAGCAACAGTGAACTGGTAGTGGATGAAATAACACCTGTATTGGAGACATCTTTGGCAGAGCTCTTCACAAATGTTGCTAACAAAATCACGAAATCCTTCACGTACAAAGAATTGTTCCCTGATGGTTAA
- the LOC117607176 gene encoding putative beta-carotene-binding protein — protein MFSNQLLFLMTVIGMAVAEVPSYIHVCGRKDPKLDECVINSVKSLRDKLRDGIPELDIPPVEPLKMSKVELIDTPSFKATATDIILRGLLTYHVNFLHVDLKKQQIDIDVYFEENKLDAHFNITAQILVPIVGKGPISLVAKNVAAKANLNFKLVDHAGKKYVFFPSMTTNLDVKNYDLKFEAENFDNSLHDAISQALGNSRQEILDAVKPNLEKVISETVLSMANKIGKHFTYDELLPDRE, from the exons ATGTTCTCCAatcaacttttatttttaatgactgTCATTGGTATGGCAGTTGCCGAAGTTC CTTCGTACATCCATGTATGTGGGAGAAAAGATCCAAAATTGGACGAGTGTGTGATCAACAGTGTGAAATCATTACGCGATAAACTTCGTGATGGAATTCCGGAACTGGATATTCCACCTGTGGAACCATTAAAAATGAGTAAAGTGGAACTGATTGATACGCCGAGTTTCAAGGCAACTGCAACAGACATCATACTCCGTGGTCTTTTGACTTACCATGTTAATTTCTTGCACGTGGATCTGAAGAAACAACAGATAGACATCGATGTTTATTTCGAAGAAAATAAGCTGGATGCACATTTCAACATCACTGCTCAAATTTTGGTACCTATTGTTGGAAAAGGACCGATTTCCCTCGTAGCAA AGAACGTGGCTGCGAAAGCGAATCTCAACTTCAAGCTCGTTGACCATGCAGGCAAAAAGTATGTCTTTTTCCCATCGATGACCACTAATCTGGACGTAAAGAATTACGATCTGAAATTCGAAGCAGAAAATTTTGATAATTCTCTGCACGATGCCATCAGCCAGGCTCTGGGTAACAGTCGTCAAGAAATATTAGATGCTGTCAAACCAAATCTGGAGAAAGTCATTTCAGAGACAGTTTTAAGTATGGCTAATAAAATCGGCAAGCATTTCACCTACGATGAATTGCTTCCGGAtcgagaataa